The Desulfosoma sp. genome has a segment encoding these proteins:
- a CDS encoding CNNM domain-containing protein, whose translation MAKDMVILVLLLGFSAFFSGSETAYMAVDRMRLRQRARFDRRARLARGILKDPEKLISTLLFYNNLVNVAVSALATALAIHFLGDKGVWVATATITVCLLVFAEITPKTIGVYYAENIVVTVAPVLLWCIRLCYPVVHLLSLAAKGLIRLFGLQKPIRPVRWTEEEIAMVIKAGTEEGILDEEKKEMLLGILAMEKVQVGDIAVPLRDVVSVRLDATYEEIYRTIETHKYARYPVYREDPSNIVGFIHERDFFLQPRGASFHLRSIVRPPNFVPELRSLRQQLLNFKKERAHLSIVVDEYGEVTGIVTMEDVLEEIVGEIQDEHDPQPRWVRKVGEATYMVEGRLLVRDLNRWLHLNLPEEGVKTLGGLVQKALGRIPQPGDQVVLEPYRLQVLEMRGKSVKKIRLEVLAPPKVF comes from the coding sequence ATGGCAAAAGACATGGTGATCTTAGTCCTTCTTTTGGGTTTTTCGGCTTTTTTTTCAGGATCCGAGACGGCCTACATGGCCGTGGATCGCATGCGGCTGCGCCAGAGAGCCCGATTCGACAGGCGGGCGCGCTTGGCACGAGGAATCCTCAAGGACCCGGAAAAACTCATCTCCACTTTGCTCTTCTATAACAACCTGGTGAACGTAGCCGTTTCGGCCCTGGCAACGGCCTTGGCCATCCATTTTCTGGGCGACAAGGGAGTGTGGGTGGCCACCGCCACTATCACCGTGTGTCTTCTTGTCTTTGCCGAAATAACGCCCAAGACCATAGGCGTCTATTATGCCGAAAACATTGTCGTGACTGTGGCTCCGGTTCTTCTCTGGTGCATTCGCCTCTGCTATCCCGTGGTGCATCTCTTGTCCCTGGCAGCCAAAGGCTTGATTCGTCTCTTCGGCCTTCAAAAACCCATACGCCCTGTTCGATGGACCGAAGAAGAAATCGCTATGGTCATTAAAGCTGGGACCGAGGAAGGTATTCTGGATGAGGAAAAGAAAGAGATGCTTCTGGGAATTTTGGCCATGGAAAAGGTGCAGGTGGGGGACATCGCCGTCCCCCTTCGCGACGTGGTAAGTGTGCGTTTGGATGCGACCTACGAAGAAATTTACCGGACCATCGAAACACATAAATATGCGCGCTATCCCGTCTACAGAGAAGATCCCAGCAATATCGTTGGCTTTATTCACGAACGGGACTTTTTCCTGCAACCTCGAGGGGCTTCTTTTCATTTGAGAAGCATTGTGAGACCTCCAAACTTTGTTCCTGAACTTCGAAGCCTTCGGCAGCAGTTGCTCAATTTCAAAAAGGAACGAGCCCATCTCAGCATTGTCGTCGATGAATATGGAGAGGTTACGGGCATTGTGACCATGGAAGATGTGCTGGAAGAAATTGTCGGGGAGATTCAGGATGAACATGACCCGCAGCCACGTTGGGTGCGAAAAGTTGGAGAGGCGACTTACATGGTCGAAGGGCGGCTTCTGGTGCGGGATTTGAATCGATGGCTTCATTTGAATCTTCCTGAAGAAGGAGTCAAAACCCTTGGCGGACTGGTCCAAAAAGCCCTGGGACGCATTCCTCAACCGGGCGACCAAGTGGTTTTGGAGCCTTATCGACTTCAAGTCTTGGAAATGCGGGGGAAGAGTGTGAAAAAAATACGCTTGGAGGTGCTTGCACCGCCGAAAGTGTTCTAG
- the acpP gene encoding acyl carrier protein, with protein sequence MDINAMKAKVVDIIANQLGVEKDAITPQAHVIDDLGADSLDVVELIMALEEAFDVEIPDEEAEKIRTVQDIYDYIEKLQAA encoded by the coding sequence ATGGACATCAACGCAATGAAGGCCAAAGTGGTGGACATCATCGCCAACCAGCTAGGTGTGGAAAAAGACGCCATCACACCCCAGGCTCATGTCATCGACGACCTTGGAGCTGATTCTCTGGATGTAGTGGAACTGATCATGGCCTTGGAAGAAGCTTTTGATGTGGAAATCCCCGACGAGGAAGCGGAAAAGATTCGAACAGTTCAAGACATATATGACTATATCGAAAAGTTACAGGCTGCTTGA
- a CDS encoding TetR/AcrR family transcriptional regulator: protein MTKPQSTWATLLKDVAIRKNPQELARVFSGFFRGSQDGHTSDQLVQAFEAVLVEWSHLPVASRPAASVLVRAFRHAAAEWGLSEPDLLEKLLAVLVEQSSGERASRHAEGRNTRERILIAAQEVFSHKGFHQATMDEIAERAEVGKGTIYRHFPSKENLFHQLVQIRLKELEAEAERVLDSEDDVLSMIEKYLYIYFAFFDKNQGLYRVMVHEHPDLDERLQDLYVEKIMRRIPRLKRKIRQARLQNVLKDVNFYTVFHGSMGFIHGVIQRWLAQDCSYSLVKELPTVREVLFYGFVNKPKKREEDMSWTSTQ, encoded by the coding sequence ATGACAAAGCCGCAGTCTACGTGGGCAACCCTTTTAAAAGACGTTGCCATCAGGAAAAACCCTCAGGAACTGGCTCGGGTTTTTTCCGGGTTTTTTCGAGGAAGCCAAGATGGACACACGAGCGATCAGCTGGTTCAGGCTTTTGAAGCGGTTCTTGTGGAATGGAGTCATCTTCCCGTCGCTTCCCGCCCTGCGGCCTCGGTTCTCGTGCGTGCGTTTCGTCATGCGGCAGCCGAATGGGGTTTATCGGAACCGGATCTTTTGGAAAAGCTTTTGGCCGTCCTGGTGGAACAGTCCAGTGGCGAAAGGGCTTCACGTCATGCCGAAGGGCGCAACACGCGGGAACGGATTCTTATCGCGGCACAGGAAGTCTTTTCTCATAAAGGTTTTCACCAGGCGACCATGGATGAAATCGCCGAAAGGGCCGAGGTGGGCAAGGGAACCATTTATCGACATTTTCCCAGTAAGGAAAACCTCTTTCACCAATTGGTTCAGATTCGCCTGAAGGAACTGGAAGCAGAAGCGGAGCGGGTTTTGGACAGTGAAGACGATGTGCTGTCCATGATTGAAAAGTACCTCTACATCTACTTTGCGTTCTTTGACAAAAACCAGGGGCTTTACAGGGTCATGGTCCACGAGCATCCGGATCTGGATGAGCGACTTCAAGATCTTTACGTAGAAAAAATCATGCGCCGGATACCTCGCCTCAAGCGCAAAATCCGTCAAGCCCGCCTCCAGAATGTACTCAAAGATGTCAATTTTTACACCGTGTTTCATGGCAGTATGGGTTTTATTCACGGCGTGATTCAACGCTGGCTGGCCCAAGACTGCTCCTATTCTTTGGTCAAAGAACTGCCGACGGTACGGGAAGTGCTTTTCTATGGATTCGTCAATAAGCCTAAAAAAAGAGAGGAGGACATGTCATGGACATCAACGCAATGA
- a CDS encoding NUDIX hydrolase codes for MSHRKYPDRPLVGVGAVIFFEGKVLLVRRGREPAYGLWSLPGGLVKLGESLKAAVEREVLEETGLRVKALDVVACLDRVIKDTSGRIAYHYVLVDFLCEVLGGRLRPASDVLDCAYFGPETLQDLNLTQGTAEVINKATQARSFHGFCIYDPSL; via the coding sequence ATGAGCCATCGAAAATATCCGGATCGGCCCTTGGTGGGTGTGGGAGCGGTGATCTTTTTCGAGGGAAAAGTTTTGCTCGTTCGCCGCGGCCGAGAGCCGGCCTATGGGTTGTGGTCTCTGCCCGGAGGTTTGGTCAAATTGGGAGAAAGCCTTAAAGCGGCGGTGGAACGCGAGGTGTTGGAAGAAACGGGTCTTCGCGTTAAGGCTTTGGATGTGGTGGCCTGCCTGGATCGGGTCATCAAGGACACCTCCGGGCGCATCGCTTACCATTACGTTCTTGTGGATTTTTTGTGTGAAGTGCTCGGCGGCCGTCTTCGGCCGGCAAGCGATGTTTTGGATTGCGCCTATTTCGGCCCAGAAACGCTTCAAGACCTAAATCTCACTCAAGGTACCGCCGAAGTTATTAACAAAGCGACCCAGGCCCGTTCCTTTCACGGTTTCTGTATCTACGATCCGTCCCTTTAA
- a CDS encoding thermonuclease family protein yields the protein MRHIPLAAAARSTRKLSRTFWILILGMLAIGAETLFEYPFAKGADSSNIFRGSSMPASGVVVKVLDGDTVILEGGLKVRYMGIDTPEMDHETGRHDCYAVEAHQRNQTLVLGRSVRLSYDVVKKDNHGRILAYVTTSDGVCVNGELLRGGFGYVSRGPEGFSRFEEFLGLQRQAVLERRGLHGNCLVREDSSYLGNTRSYIFHRLSCLYGTKTHPQSRISFSSRWEALLKGYRPCRQCQP from the coding sequence ATGCGACATATTCCACTTGCCGCTGCCGCTCGTTCCACAAGGAAGTTGTCCCGTACCTTTTGGATCTTGATTTTGGGGATGCTTGCCATTGGTGCGGAGACCTTGTTTGAGTATCCCTTTGCCAAGGGTGCTGATTCATCGAACATTTTCAGGGGATCCTCGATGCCCGCCAGCGGCGTGGTGGTCAAGGTGCTCGACGGAGATACGGTAATTCTGGAAGGCGGTCTTAAGGTGCGCTACATGGGTATTGACACCCCGGAAATGGATCATGAAACGGGACGTCATGATTGCTATGCTGTGGAGGCTCATCAACGCAACCAGACATTGGTTCTGGGGCGTTCGGTTCGATTATCGTATGACGTCGTGAAAAAAGACAATCATGGAAGAATCTTGGCCTACGTGACGACATCTGACGGCGTGTGCGTGAATGGTGAGCTGCTTCGTGGCGGTTTCGGGTATGTGTCACGAGGACCTGAAGGTTTTTCCAGGTTTGAGGAATTTCTCGGCTTGCAACGTCAAGCGGTCTTAGAACGCCGAGGTCTTCACGGAAATTGTTTGGTTCGCGAAGACTCTTCTTACTTAGGCAACACCCGGTCCTATATCTTTCACAGGCTCAGTTGCCTTTATGGCACAAAGACTCATCCTCAAAGCCGAATTTCCTTTTCTTCTCGATGGGAGGCCCTTCTTAAGGGGTATCGGCCGTGTCGGCAATGCCAGCCGTGA
- a CDS encoding GNAT family N-acetyltransferase gives MKEDTREQVSSVSGTKKKRVPVTIRHMEIDDLAEVFHLGEELFTADKVPNLYRTWDPFEVVSFYLSDWEYCFVAEMDDSIVGFALGTTISKPRSAWKYAHLVWLGVRGDLRRSHVAERLLEYFKETVMEEGARILFVDSEADNETALAFFKKMGFGNPREHIYLSLNLTERLKKAGSDLRASKKRQSTSPASSPSP, from the coding sequence ATGAAAGAAGACACACGTGAACAGGTTTCATCTGTTTCCGGCACAAAGAAAAAGCGGGTTCCGGTGACCATTCGCCACATGGAAATCGACGATCTGGCCGAGGTGTTTCATTTGGGGGAGGAGCTCTTTACGGCGGATAAGGTTCCCAACTTGTATCGCACATGGGATCCCTTTGAGGTGGTGTCCTTTTACCTCAGCGATTGGGAATACTGTTTCGTGGCGGAGATGGACGACAGTATCGTGGGCTTTGCTTTGGGAACGACCATTTCCAAGCCTCGGTCGGCATGGAAGTACGCGCACTTGGTATGGCTTGGTGTTCGAGGAGACTTGAGGCGTTCCCATGTGGCCGAAAGACTTTTGGAATACTTCAAGGAAACTGTCATGGAAGAGGGGGCGCGCATCCTTTTCGTGGATTCCGAGGCGGACAACGAGACGGCCTTGGCCTTTTTTAAGAAAATGGGGTTCGGCAATCCCAGGGAACATATCTACCTGAGTCTCAATTTGACAGAAAGGCTCAAGAAGGCCGGATCCGATCTTAGAGCTTCCAAAAAGAGGCAATCCACATCCCCGGCCTCATCGCCGTCGCCCTGA
- a CDS encoding M20/M25/M40 family metallo-hydrolase, giving the protein MTPSARPAIQTARLRRLLERLVNIYSPSGKEEDAIDFLYSFLKRYDVTVIRQPVDDRRSNLLVVPPDEDIQLALIGHVDTISAYDLEDFGCEEENGELFGLGTADMKGGCAAMIEAYLSASAASSSPIPAALALVVGEEEEGDGARRLVRDYHFPWAIIGEPTDLKVSLVHYGYLEMQVVIRGQRRHASMANRSTHPAESLLHFLLRLLHYWEERWPEVIPNIRDLSSSSAGFVVPDYCEAWLDVHLPPTLPLGEIIMELEQLTESVREHNPHVIPSLRFTEIHSGYDIPDRGPFVQKIRQILETHALPWDPVPFRSHSDANTLWSAGVKPILLGPGQLEKAHSPEESVSFDQVATAARIYADILMSL; this is encoded by the coding sequence GTGACCCCTTCCGCTCGTCCGGCGATTCAGACGGCGCGACTGCGTCGCCTTCTGGAACGTTTGGTCAACATTTACAGCCCGTCAGGAAAAGAAGAAGACGCCATCGATTTTCTTTACTCCTTTCTCAAGCGCTACGATGTGACCGTCATTCGTCAGCCTGTGGACGACCGACGATCCAACCTTCTGGTGGTGCCCCCGGATGAAGACATACAGCTGGCTCTCATTGGGCATGTGGATACCATTTCGGCTTATGATCTGGAGGATTTCGGGTGTGAAGAAGAAAACGGGGAGCTTTTCGGTCTCGGCACCGCCGACATGAAGGGTGGCTGTGCAGCCATGATCGAGGCGTACCTGAGCGCCTCCGCTGCGTCCTCCTCCCCCATTCCTGCGGCCTTGGCCTTGGTGGTCGGTGAAGAAGAAGAAGGGGACGGGGCTCGAAGACTGGTTCGGGATTATCATTTTCCGTGGGCCATCATCGGGGAACCCACCGATCTGAAGGTTTCGCTGGTGCACTATGGTTATCTGGAAATGCAAGTGGTTATTCGAGGCCAGCGAAGGCACGCTTCCATGGCCAACCGATCCACTCATCCAGCCGAAAGTCTTTTGCATTTTCTTTTGCGTCTTCTCCATTACTGGGAAGAACGTTGGCCGGAAGTGATCCCTAACATACGCGATTTAAGCAGTTCTTCCGCTGGTTTCGTCGTTCCGGATTATTGCGAAGCGTGGCTGGACGTGCATCTTCCACCGACCCTTCCTTTAGGTGAAATCATCATGGAACTGGAACAGCTCACGGAATCCGTTCGTGAACATAACCCTCACGTGATCCCGAGCTTACGTTTTACGGAAATTCATTCCGGCTACGACATTCCCGATCGCGGCCCTTTTGTGCAAAAGATTCGCCAAATTCTGGAAACCCATGCCTTACCCTGGGATCCCGTGCCCTTTCGAAGCCACAGTGACGCCAACACTTTGTGGAGTGCCGGCGTCAAACCCATTTTGTTGGGGCCTGGGCAGCTGGAAAAGGCTCACTCTCCGGAAGAATCCGTATCCTTTGATCAGGTGGCCACAGCCGCGCGCATCTATGCCGACATTTTGATGTCGCTCTAG
- a CDS encoding DUF2914 domain-containing protein has translation MPMAVGIERCAVIVRSRKRHSYFQTLRKLVFFALGIVGLTAVLLFYEPLAGHAEEKAEPSTNVNAGLTLGRAVLCEAVENLNPVNPAWVFSVSQGQIYCFTEFLTVRAQTVIFHRWYHRDSLTTQIRLKLYPPRWSTHSVLRLREADKGPWKVEITDAEGRVLNVLRFSIVD, from the coding sequence ATGCCCATGGCCGTTGGCATCGAACGTTGTGCTGTCATCGTACGATCACGGAAACGCCACTCTTACTTTCAAACCCTACGGAAGCTAGTGTTTTTCGCTTTGGGGATCGTGGGTCTTACCGCCGTTCTCCTTTTCTACGAACCCCTTGCAGGACACGCAGAGGAAAAGGCCGAACCGTCTACCAATGTCAATGCAGGCCTGACATTGGGTCGAGCCGTGCTTTGCGAGGCTGTGGAAAACCTCAATCCGGTCAACCCCGCGTGGGTTTTTTCGGTCTCGCAAGGTCAAATTTACTGCTTCACGGAATTCCTGACGGTACGGGCCCAAACAGTGATCTTTCATCGTTGGTACCATCGGGATTCTTTAACCACACAAATTAGGCTGAAACTTTATCCTCCACGATGGTCAACCCACAGCGTGTTAAGGCTGCGTGAGGCGGACAAGGGGCCCTGGAAAGTGGAAATCACCGACGCCGAAGGGCGTGTTTTAAACGTTCTTCGATTCAGCATTGTGGATTAA
- a CDS encoding diadenylate cyclase gives MRSILLVLSSIRWQDVVDILINSYILFRVYVLFRHTNAFRILAGIASLWVIQELAASLGLILTSWALQAITAAAAIIIIVVFRNEIRTALQARNLKNFLWGSPLEEKSSPVTVLVDTLFHMGKKRMGALIVFPGKEDLRELIHGGIPWDGRVSQEMLMSIFWPKNPVHDGAAIVEGDKVTEVGVLLPLSQRTDLPTFYGTRHRAAAGLAERSDALVVAVSEERGRVTAAKDSWIKPVGQPEELIHILENHLGIEQQRDPRYRKREMTKLAIAGVLSLFIISAIWLGFTRGRDTLMELDVPVEFVNRPAQFQILDTSANKVHLQFHGSSAIVKSLRPEQITVRINLAKAVEGLNVFPITKENIQMPPGLFLNSVNPATLEVTLDVPGTKIVPVQVDWTGKLPDNILITDVQVVPSEVQVLGGKTLLAGIHTFYTAPVRVDSLTQSGSLVVPLIITPASLKLADPAQERVEIRFTMTKRSEKKGPPEG, from the coding sequence ATGCGATCCATTCTTCTGGTTCTTTCGTCTATTCGATGGCAGGATGTGGTTGACATTTTAATCAACAGCTACATCTTGTTTCGAGTCTACGTTCTCTTTCGGCACACCAACGCTTTCCGTATTCTGGCAGGCATCGCTTCCCTCTGGGTCATTCAGGAATTAGCCGCCTCCTTGGGTCTGATCCTGACCAGCTGGGCCCTTCAAGCCATTACGGCTGCCGCCGCCATTATCATCATCGTGGTGTTTCGCAACGAAATCCGTACTGCCCTGCAGGCTCGTAACCTCAAGAACTTTCTTTGGGGATCCCCTTTGGAAGAAAAGTCCTCCCCGGTCACCGTGCTGGTGGATACCCTGTTCCACATGGGCAAGAAACGTATGGGCGCCCTGATAGTTTTTCCGGGCAAGGAAGACCTTCGAGAACTGATTCACGGCGGCATTCCGTGGGATGGACGTGTGTCTCAGGAAATGCTCATGAGTATCTTTTGGCCCAAGAATCCCGTCCACGATGGAGCGGCCATTGTAGAAGGGGACAAGGTGACGGAAGTGGGAGTCCTTTTGCCTTTGTCCCAAAGAACGGACCTGCCCACCTTTTACGGCACACGGCACCGCGCCGCCGCCGGTCTTGCGGAACGCTCCGACGCTCTTGTTGTGGCCGTCTCCGAAGAACGTGGACGGGTCACCGCCGCCAAAGACTCCTGGATCAAGCCGGTAGGCCAACCCGAAGAATTGATTCACATTTTGGAAAACCATCTGGGCATCGAGCAACAGCGCGATCCCCGATACCGCAAGAGAGAAATGACCAAACTGGCCATCGCCGGGGTGCTCTCCCTCTTTATCATAAGCGCCATTTGGCTTGGGTTCACTCGAGGCCGAGATACCCTTATGGAACTGGACGTGCCCGTAGAATTCGTCAATCGTCCGGCCCAATTTCAAATCCTGGACACTTCCGCCAACAAGGTCCATTTGCAGTTTCATGGATCCAGCGCCATTGTGAAATCCTTGCGACCCGAACAGATCACTGTTCGAATCAATCTTGCCAAGGCTGTGGAAGGTCTGAATGTCTTTCCCATCACCAAGGAAAATATTCAGATGCCTCCAGGACTTTTCCTCAACAGCGTCAACCCGGCCACTTTGGAAGTGACTCTGGACGTTCCAGGGACTAAAATTGTTCCCGTGCAGGTAGACTGGACAGGAAAGCTTCCGGACAACATCCTGATTACCGACGTGCAAGTCGTCCCATCCGAAGTTCAAGTGCTGGGCGGCAAAACGCTCCTAGCAGGCATTCATACCTTTTACACGGCGCCCGTACGTGTGGACAGCCTCACCCAATCCGGCTCCCTCGTCGTCCCCCTCATCATCACACCGGCTTCCCTGAAGCTGGCCGATCCGGCTCAAGAGCGTGTCGAAATTCGTTTTACCATGACCAAACGCTCGGAAAAGAAAGGACCACCGGAGGGTTAA
- a CDS encoding adenylate/guanylate cyclase domain-containing protein — MTITPSDSARSRKISALWIGYLGWVVASATIVLLKKLGYSDITFHQIGIFIAAATLAHFIGWTMVLLGWDSLFRFDPHFVLIPNWFFFAPVAAYGFYAVGTARDLMLIGWLMGFFFLAGHVRFRCVLLTACYYMSLYLAFLVLMSRMDGHRPDYLREVVRIGAFLAVCVFLAVLLDRFASQKAHLKESIAQLREKDREITRLNQKLARFVSDPLVKHLTREEGGSLFEHRRRKITIFFSDICRFSTITDTMEPEETAEQLNEYFHAMIPLVIEHKGTLDKLMGDGIMVLFGAPDDMDPAEGAHRCLQMAAAMRDKLRVLNHKWTQKGYPHALQVRMGVHTGLSVVGSFGSEHWIHYTAIGSQVNVAARLQQIAEPDQILISRATYTLVADKIQARDLGPMPLKGLHQPVHVYEYLGFHADNHSHRIIEEGSGYFVYVHSDAVEAPKMRELADLFDAMWRTKKGRKE, encoded by the coding sequence ATGACCATCACACCTTCCGACTCGGCACGATCACGAAAGATTAGCGCCTTATGGATCGGCTACCTGGGATGGGTGGTGGCTTCGGCCACCATCGTTCTTCTCAAAAAACTCGGTTACAGTGACATTACCTTCCATCAAATCGGCATCTTCATCGCAGCAGCAACTTTGGCTCACTTCATCGGTTGGACTATGGTCCTTCTTGGATGGGATTCCCTCTTTCGTTTTGACCCTCACTTTGTGCTTATACCCAATTGGTTCTTTTTCGCTCCAGTCGCCGCCTACGGCTTTTATGCTGTCGGCACGGCCCGCGACCTCATGCTTATAGGATGGCTTATGGGCTTTTTCTTTCTAGCCGGCCACGTGCGTTTTCGATGTGTTCTTCTGACGGCCTGCTATTACATGTCTCTCTATCTCGCTTTTCTTGTCCTCATGAGCCGCATGGATGGACACAGGCCGGACTATCTTCGAGAAGTTGTCCGTATCGGGGCTTTCCTGGCGGTGTGCGTGTTTCTGGCTGTGCTTCTGGATCGGTTTGCTTCCCAAAAAGCCCATCTCAAGGAATCCATCGCGCAGCTCAGGGAAAAAGATCGGGAAATCACAAGGCTTAATCAAAAGCTTGCCCGGTTTGTCAGCGATCCTTTGGTGAAACATCTGACCAGGGAAGAAGGTGGCTCTCTGTTCGAACACAGGCGCAGGAAGATTACCATCTTTTTTTCGGACATCTGTCGTTTCAGCACCATTACAGACACCATGGAGCCTGAGGAAACGGCCGAGCAGCTCAATGAGTACTTTCACGCCATGATCCCACTTGTCATTGAGCACAAGGGCACTCTGGACAAGCTCATGGGAGACGGCATCATGGTCCTCTTTGGAGCTCCCGATGATATGGACCCGGCGGAAGGCGCGCACCGGTGCCTGCAAATGGCCGCAGCCATGCGAGATAAACTCAGGGTCCTCAACCACAAGTGGACCCAGAAAGGCTATCCTCACGCCCTGCAAGTGCGCATGGGTGTGCACACTGGGCTGAGCGTGGTTGGAAGCTTTGGGTCGGAACACTGGATTCATTACACAGCTATCGGCTCCCAGGTCAACGTGGCGGCCAGGCTGCAACAAATCGCCGAACCCGACCAGATCCTGATCAGCCGAGCCACCTACACGCTGGTGGCGGACAAGATTCAGGCTCGAGACCTAGGTCCTATGCCCTTGAAGGGTCTGCATCAGCCCGTGCACGTCTATGAATACCTCGGCTTTCATGCCGATAATCACAGCCATCGAATTATCGAAGAAGGATCCGGGTATTTCGTCTACGTGCACTCTGACGCCGTGGAAGCTCCAAAGATGCGGGAACTGGCAGATCTTTTCGACGCCATGTGGAGGACAAAAAAAGGACGTAAAGAGTGA
- a CDS encoding indolepyruvate oxidoreductase subunit beta: MTTEKNGRFHGLRLFFTGVGGQGTLLATRLVGEVALAAGLHASMSEIHGMAQRGGVVESSVVVGDIQAPIVGEGQADVLVAFEPLEALRALNRCHPKTSAVVSISPIVPFTVAAGQGRYPDIGDAVKYLKEKLAKIVTLDAEALAREAGSVKAANMVVMGAVAAMQVLPIAKEAWDACLHRLFSPKLYDINQKAFDLGFARVCS, translated from the coding sequence GTGACGACAGAAAAAAATGGGCGCTTTCATGGTCTGCGCCTTTTCTTTACAGGGGTGGGAGGGCAAGGAACCCTTTTGGCCACGCGATTGGTGGGAGAGGTGGCTTTGGCCGCGGGACTTCATGCGAGCATGAGTGAAATCCACGGTATGGCCCAACGGGGCGGTGTGGTGGAATCTTCCGTCGTGGTCGGAGACATTCAAGCCCCCATTGTGGGAGAGGGCCAGGCCGACGTGCTGGTAGCCTTTGAACCCTTGGAAGCTCTGCGGGCTCTCAATCGGTGCCATCCCAAAACCTCTGCCGTGGTCAGCATATCACCCATCGTGCCTTTTACGGTGGCGGCCGGACAGGGGCGTTATCCCGATATCGGGGATGCCGTCAAGTACCTTAAGGAAAAATTGGCAAAGATTGTCACGCTGGATGCAGAAGCATTGGCCCGTGAAGCCGGTTCCGTCAAGGCGGCCAACATGGTGGTCATGGGAGCCGTAGCGGCCATGCAGGTGCTTCCTATTGCCAAGGAAGCGTGGGACGCTTGCCTTCATCGGCTCTTTTCGCCCAAACTGTACGATATCAACCAAAAGGCCTTTGACCTGGGCTTCGCTAGAGTCTGTAGCTAA